In Solanum lycopersicum chromosome 3, SLM_r2.1, the genomic stretch actctTAAGtgttgtaatttttaaaattaaataactttaatgtgaaaaaaaattatagtgtaAATTCAAAGTTGAATGATGATCGATGAATTTTAGCCGAAAAGCCTCGGTCTTGGGTTTTCAAAACTAAtagatttatattatttaataaatgctTGAATTTGCGGATAGATATAAAAATGATGacaaaaattaagttattttgtttccttctttggtatatatatatttaaaaaaataataaaaaggatCAAGGGCACTTCATCTAAAGTTgccataaaataaaataaaaatgctgACCCTGACTCCTTGTAGATGTGTAAAGGCAAAGGAAGAATATTGATTCTGCTTCaatatatatgatgtatgtCATTGGAAAATAGTTGTGTAGAagtagtttaattttatttatttaaaatattaaaagacatTATGCAAAGTCACCACGTTATTCGTTTGCCCATTTCTTTTTATTGGTTTGTTTATATAATGTATTCTAAAGATAATCCAAATTCTCATCATGTTCAAATGATTATTTGCAAAAGTTTTTTCATATACATAACGATCACCCTTTTTGTATAGTTATCCAAAAAACtcttaaaattaacttaaataactcttaaaattaacttaaattaaCGTGATCGATATTCGAAATTCAcgttatatattcaaaaataataaagaactTATATTTTTAGTTCCGATATAAGAATGATATagaatttgtgttttttttattttttgatttcgCACTCGATGTTAGAAGCTCAcattaaagttttaattaaatttaaattgtgcTTTGCAAGGGCCATTTAGGGATGACGctcttaatataattttttccacATTGGAGCTTAAATTTGAGATCTCAGGATAAAGCAGACCGCTATACCTAGGGCTGCGTATCGGTGATTTGGTTCGATATTGAAGTTCATCGGGCTGACTTATTGGTTATCGGCTTGTAGAGATGTTAAACAGTTATGAAACCATTAAGATAATGACTTATTAGTTATtgctttatgtttttttaatcgtTATCGGTTCAACTATCAATTTAACCGTAATTttacacaaaagaaaaaacattaaaaatcacTTATAAACAAAGTGACAACCATGCACTTGAGTTCGCAAGTTACATTTTGCTcaaaaaacaaacatttttacATTGTAGAATAACTAAGTGTTCGggacaacaaaaaataaaaacaggaAATCAAACTCTAAGTAGAGaactttatatataaaatggtataaatataattatttaatttactatcgggTTATCGCTTAACCcgttaaaaaaaaacttcaaaccaTTAAGaaccaataattcaataaaaaaaaaatttaaatcgtTAAACCAGTAACTCAATGctataaaataattacttttttattaatttcacttgtcaatttcaatttaattttgaacTGTTCTAATTTTACCGCAACCCATATCGATATACAATTTATGTTTGTGTTTGCGAAAATcggaaaaaggaaaacaaaataatgatatatgagTATCTAAAATTCAACGCCGCACGTTTTCAGTGAAATTGGGATCATATTCCAGAGGCGGACATCGATTGACGTGGCACAATGTTATTGGTCAAACTCTCTAAAAACTTGGCGTCCTCCCGAAACTTTTCAATTGCAATTGTGTCATTCCTTTCTTGCCTTTCTctcatttcataaaaaaattcctTCTCTCTCCACCTCTCCTCTTCCTCTTTGCCGTTTCCCGGAAAATTCATCTGAAGAATTTTCCCGGAAAAAAGGCATCTTCATAACACGACGAGAAAATTATCTGGAGATTGATATCGTTTTATCATTATTTGAAtacaattttgtatatttatgtttattttattcttagGTTTAATTTGAAGATTGAGGTGAATAATTTTGTTTGATTGGATTGGATTGATATCGGAGTTGGAGATGACAACGAGTCACGGAGGAGGATCCTTGTCGAGGAGGAGTTCGTTGTCGTTGACGAGCTCGACGTCCAACTTGAAGAAGAAAGCAGCCGCTCATGAAAATGGAGGTGGACAGCCTGATTCCGGTACCCGAAAGTCTATGTCGTTGTCGCGTTCCATGTGAGTTTTTATTCTCATGCACCTTGTTTTTCGGATGTTTTGATATTCATTCGCCCAATATTTTGATCATcctttaatgttaaaaaaactCGGTTGCAATGATTCCTGTAAAGTAGAAAAGGAAAACTCATCTTTATTTCGTTATGTATGATTCAACGATTGAGGCTTGATATCCTGATTCCTGAAGATTGGAAAAGAATAAGTGGTTCGTTTATCGGGTTGGATTGATTGAGAATTTTGGGGAGCTCTTGGTTCAATTTGCTCCCGTTATCCTGCAATCGAAGCAAAACGATTAAGTGTGTGACAGAATGTTGGTTATATACGCTGTACTAGATACTTTCATAGCCTAGTtgtttcacttattttaaatattggaAATTTGAAGCTGGAGCTGTGTTCTGGTTTGGGGAATATCCATGACTTATGTGTTGGTTCTCCAAAGCTAAAATGGAAGAGCGCATTCCTAATGCATTTGCattcttgaaattatgtttttgGAACTGGAACCCATGCATACTGGTAACTATCTTACTGTTACATCAAGTTAAAGTAAACTAAATTTAAGTGCTGGCATAGATTGAGTGAACTGGAGTTGCATATAGATGATTTTTAACATGTATGCATCCATGTTAAGCTGGTAGGACATGGGCATAGGGACTTCCACATAGATCTAAAAATATACATGGAAAATCTATGTTACACGTACCTTATCTGCTACATACTCATGTTCAATATTAAAGCGAATGTGTGTTACGTGGTTGTATATTGCTACGCATTAAATGTTGTGAATGATTATGCTGCACAATTTTGCCAGAGGTTTTTGCTTATTTAGTTTATTGGCTATAGTCTGTTCTTTCTTTTGGGCTGGTTGAGTTTGTTTCATACACAAATTAGTTCTATCTTAAACCATTGCTTAGCCATTAAAATTCATCCCCTACTTTATCCTTAACTTCTTGACCACAGAGTGGTGACAAATCTGTTAAGTGATAGTCATAGCTGGAAATGATTATGCTAGTGGATGTACCGAATGTTAAAATCATGAGTTTAGGTTAGGGTTGGGGTTAACAACCACTCCAAGTCTTCAAGTCAAAGTGATCAGTGATATATCATTTCTTGTAGTAATAATATTTGGTTCTCCTACACATTTGTTTCAGGGGATTGACTGGAGAGCGGACAGTCAAGAGACTGCGACTGTCAAAAGCCCTAACTGTACCTGATAGTACAAGTATTTATGAAGCTTGTCGCAGGATGGCTGCTCGCAGAGTTGATGCTTTATTGCTGACTGATTCAAATGCATTGCTATGCGGTATCCTGACAGATAaggtttaaataaattttgcataattgTCATAATCTGACCAAATAAAATCAAGTTATGAGATTTTccctttaacaaaaaaaaaatcttaaactaACTTTTCTTTGCATCCTTCTCATTTCTTCTTTTGGGAAATTGAAGGACATAGCGACAAGGGTTATTGCTCGTGAAGTTAATATTCAGGAAACACCAGTTTCAAAGATCATGACGAAAAATCCTGTTTTTGTGCTTTCTGACACACTAGCTGTAGAAGCCTTGCAGAAAATGGTGCTAGGTTGGTATATTTTAATAACACAAATGGTTGATTCTTTCGAGCCTATTCAATAGCTCACTGTCAAGCTGGCCACAGGAAAATTCAGACATTTGCCAGTTGTGGAAAATGGAGAGGTTATTGCTTTGCTTGATATAGCAAAATGTCTTTATGATGCCATCGCTCGACTTGAAAGAGCAGCTGAGAAAGGAAAGGCCATTGCAGCTGCTGTTGAGGGTGTTGAAAAGCACTGGGGCTCATCTGTTTCTGGTTAGTTGAGAATTTTGCATTGTTTCTATATTTCATTGATATAGCTTGTTGAATGTCTTGAGTTCATTTTCCAAGTTCCCTGTTTTTGAATACGTTATTTGATCTTCCCTTGCATGTGTCATTTTTTAACCTCTTTTATTTCTTGATTGTCTCAGGTTCTAATACATTTATTGAAACACTTCAGGAGCGGATGTTCAAGCCTTCGCTTTCAACGATCATCTCTGAGAATTCAAAGTAGGTAATATCTttacttattatattatttagtatGGGATTCATAGCTTGTGATCTGGAAGATAAATTTCATGCAATTACTGTACCTGTGGTGTTTCTAGGGTTGTTATAGTTGAACCAAGTGATACTGTTTTAGCCACAGCAAAAAAGATGCTTGAATCTCGAACGAGCTCTGCAATAGTAATGGTTGACAACAAACCACGAGGAATTTTAACGTAAGGTTTCTCTTTTTTCTCCAAATGTCAGCCACTGAATCTGAGGTATAATGTAATGCACACTAATAATCTCTTTCAAATATCTGCCTCATGGTGGTTGCAGTTCAAAAGACATGTTGATGCGAGTCATTGCTCAAGATCTCTCCCCTGAGTCCATTCTCGTTGAGAGGgtaaatctctctctctctcttatttcCTATATtggaatttaagaaagaaagtaTCATTTAATCTCCGTTAACTTTTGTTTTATAACGCATAATGTTCAGGTAATGACCCCCAGTCCAGAATGTTCTACAACTGATACACCTATTGTTGATGCTTTACATACAATGCATGATGGCAAGTTTTTACACCTTCCTGTGGTGGATAAAGGTAATTTGATCTTCCCAAGTGTTGGTTTGAGATTTAATATCTTCTTTTCctgatttctttttaaaaattgtaattctAATGTGGTGCAGAGGGTACTATTGTTGCTGTCCTTGATGTTCTTCATATCACTCATGCAGCTGTATCCACGGTAATATGCATGCGcacaaatttctaaattttgaaaacatttttcgtAACTCACTAGTTAATATGcatatgcatgatttttccaTAAGTTGACAAGTTTCTGAAATTAATATCTTCCTAGTTATCTTTGCATATAATGGTGcatatagaaagaaaaaaagaagtcatTATCAGCCCCTTAGAGGATAAAGTGCTCTGAACTCCTTTTGACTAGTTATGAAGGACCAGATGATGTTGAAAGATCAATTGACAAGCCATTATTCGGAAGTTCATCCATATGCATTTTGTCATTCTGCCACTAAGATATGATTACAGGGACTAATCATGTCAACTTTCAATTGCGGAAAGAGTGTAAACAACAACCACGAATTCCTCAGTTCTTAATGAACTATCATCACTCAATTTTATTGACAAATGAGAGCATTCAAACTTCAGTATGGACAGATTTTGGATGACATTTCTTTTGTCAAAGAaccattattttaaaatatgcttGGGTTTCTAAGTTTGGCAAAGATGCAAATTTGTGCCTCATCATGACAAAAAATAGCCGTAAATGGCTCAACTAAGAATAGTAACTAGCAATACTTCGAATCATATTTCTGGTGCTCGTCAAGACAAAACTTGCCCTAAATAGCTATGGATCTCCTTCAGTGCTTTGTGCATTTTCTATGAAGCTCGTCATTAGTAACGGAAAACTTTTAGAGTAATTCACTGGTCAAATCACCTTTTTAATGCTATCTTGTTTATGCCTATCCTCAAGTCAGTTAATTTCCCTTCCTTCCACTTCACCATGATGATGTGCTTCCTTTGCAGCCATTTGcattttaaatgtataaaatttctCTTTTAAGGGATATTTGAACTTGGAGTCTTGGGGCCTCTTTGCTAAAACTGTTAGCTTATGTATTCAACGGAAGGTTACAACAATGTTTCCAATATGCAAAAGGCATCTCTAGATTTTGGTAATAATTTTGGTCAGCATTTACAAAGGAGATCAAATCAACAATGTTGCAATGAATTTTGGACATCATTATCGCCTTTCCTGACTTATTTCTAGTTTAGATCCAAAACTTTTTCGTATTGGTGACGTTTCAATCCATCCTTCGATGCACTGTATTCCGTGCTTCAGGGACTTTCAGTCCTTCGAATTTTCATTCTATGGGTGGAACATATCATATTTGTACAGCATTAGGATCTTAGTTTCTACATTTGAACAGCCAAGCTTTTTTGTTGCCCAAGCTTGTAGAGAATTATTCCTTAACTGTGCCTCATTAACCAGGTGGGACAAAATGCTGGACCGAACAATGAAGCTGCAAACACTATGATGCAAAGATTTTGGGATTCAGCTATGGCATTGACTCcagatgatgatgaagagacACGGAGGTTCTAGCCTCTTTTTCCATATAGTTCtgttaaatcattttttttccttcaactgATCTTTCACATTTATCTATGACGTTTCAGCGAGGGTTCATTGAAATTAGCTTCTGAAGGTGCAGAAACAGGAAGATCAAATCTTTATCCTTCGGCGAGCCTGCCAAATACTTTTGCCTTCAAGATTCAAGACCGAAAGGGAAGGATGCACAGATTCAACTGTGGTATGCTATTGATGAGCCCTTGTTAAGaattaaatatacaagaaaCAAATTAAGCGCTTGTTGTATCTGAACTATGCATCATATATGACTTCCATATATCGTAGTTAATATCTGGCAGATACAAACTAAACTTTGGATTCTTGTTCTTCTTTGAAGTATCTTCAGACTCTGATATGAAGCTCTCTTTGAAGCCCCTGATTCCTTTCAATATTGTAGTGGCatttaaaatgtgaattttccatGTTACTCCTTTTATTCTTTGGTTCTCTACTATTATTGATCCCTCCCTATATAGTATATAGTGAGATAAGGCAAGTTATATATGTAGTACTCTTGAGAATCCCCATCATGCATTGTATATTTAGCAGTACTCTTGCTTGTTATTTTGAATAGTCTGAGAAATATTGGAACTATAGTTCTCCAGTTATATAACGCTACCTAACTCAACTCTTAATGAAATATGGTATCATCTCAATGCACTATAATTTGACTCACACCAATATTATGGCCCTTGTATTTCCATAATTCAGATATACGGAGCGTGACAGATCTCATAACTTCAATCATTCAGAGATTGGGAAATGACATTGACCGAAACAACCTTCCTCAGATTTTGGTAAGGATGCATGAGCTTTTCCCTTGTACATGTGAAGATCCCCTTTCGCCTGTGTTTTTTTCTGGAATAACCCCTTGACTTCAATGTTCACTGTAAATCCCTCTGTTGCAGTATGAAGATGAAGACCAAGACAAGGTTATCCTAGCATCAGATAGTGATCTTACAGCAGCAGTTGAACATGCAAAGTTGTCAGGCTGGAAGGTACAATTGTTTCTTTTTCCGGACCTTTGTTCTGAAAACAGCACGCGTTAGTATGACTTATAAGAGACATAACAATAGTGAAAAAATAGCATTTACAAATGAACTGATGATAAAAATGCAACCTCTACAGGGACTGAGATTGCACTTAGACTATTCAGGAACGCCTGGTCGTAGGAGAGGTTCCAACTCGGAAAGTTTGGATTATGCTCATCCAGAATCTGCATGGGCCTCAGCCTACACTGCTGTAGCAGCTGGTGCTGCATTGGCCGCGAGTTTAGGTGTATTTGCTTTCTTAAGGAGATCCGGTGAGTGATCAGTCGAAAGTTTCGCCACGTGATATACATTCCCTGCACTGGGAGCAGCAGATATAGGAAACAATAATGGGTCAGCTTGATTTCTATGATTGTTTACTGTGCTATAGAATTTTATATACCTGAAAGCTGAAATTTGATGTATAGTGGTGAGAGTTGTGTCCTCTAATTACACGCTTTGTAATTCAACTGACcaaagcaattttttttttagttcccAGAGTGTAACAGAATTCAGAGGTGTCATATGGCGCATTCATGTccatgtaaaattattttacgaAACAACTTTTGTTTGTGCTTGTAATGACAAATTTACATTTATCGTCAATGTCCGTGAATAGGGTACAATACAAACTTAGGTTAAATTGTTGTGTACAAATATTGagttccttttgatttattctggttttttttttttttttgggtgaggGGACTTGAGATGAGAAAGTAGATGGTATAGTCCAATCGCTAGCAATATAAATGTAACAGATGTATATATGCTATAAAATACAACTatgttatataattatttaaaaatatggcTAAAGAGTGTAATTATGACATAGTAATAAAGTACATTAGGTAcaacttttttctaaaaaagatataacgtgGCTACAATAGAACTAAATTCTTTCTTAGTGTTCCCACCTCCACTCAGGTAATAAAGAATACTACTCTAATAAGTTCAATATTTGTGTCGGTGCATGAAATCACGTGAGAATAGCAAAAGATACTGAAGAGttgattatcttttttttttttcctgttcACAACTGATATTAAAGTTTGATTAAATTTGATTCGTGCATGACAAATTTCATTCATAAGTGGCGTTTATAATAACTTTTTTCATATTGAAagctcaaaattaaaatttatgattaagaataaaataattttaccaGTTATATAAAGTGGATTTACGTCttacttttttctttcatttgtcAGTCTTTTTTTAGGCAATTTGTTTCCATTTCTTTGACTAATAACTCTTGTCTGTCAAACTTTTCTGAAGAAAAGGAACTATTTCAGAAacatttaaaagtaataaaaagatTACTTGATACCTCACTCAAATGTGTCAAGtctttaaacaaattaattttcataaaatagaaATCTTTGATGAAATTTAATTCCATTACTGAGAAGGGTACTCTGCTTGCTATCATTGCAAGTGGCTAATTGAATTTTCTAATTGGTACATAAATGACATATCCTTCATTAATAATTGGTACTTTTATGACATATGTTAAGAAATTTTCTATACTGAGGAAGATTCCACTCCCAGAATATATATGTTCCAATTAACAAACATCAAGTCTTCCAAGTCTCTCTTGTCTCAGAGAAATACTCGTAAGATTTTcgtatattttaactttttttaaaaaattaaatttatcaaatttcactcgattttttattcttctaaGTCTctgttatttcaaaaaaatactgATAAGATCTTCGTATATTTTAACCTTTTTAAAACCTAATTTATCAAATTCCACTCGATTTTTGATTGTCGTTACGAACAAGCTAAGCAACAACACCAAAAGGAAACTTCATATTTTCGTATACATATATCCATATTTATTGTCTTTTTGTCATCTTCTTATATATTACAAGGGGAAGGAGGAAAAAAGGAGAAGAGGACAACGAGAAATTTACCTCTCTCACCAGTATTACAAGACTATTAATTGTATTTAGTGGATAAAATTTATTCGcacttaatatttatattaaattataaaattaatgctaaaaaatacacttaaattattatttttcacaagttttatattttaaaacatgcCTCGATGCTCAAATAGTCAAATATTTGTCGAATACTAGTGAAAAGGTGATATGCATTTTACCATTAACTCTAAATTACATGAACTTATCATTgctttttaagttttaaattaaaagtaaaaaaaatattgttatcattatgtattaaattttacTACTTCACATTTTTACATCAAATTAACTGTTTTTCTATTTCACCTAATTAAGACCCACAATGAGATGAAGACAATCTCCATTTAAAGCTTCCCACAAACTTACATCTGCacatttatttcattcattcatctGTCTGTCTTTACAACTACACTTACTAAATGTCTAGATCCTTCctctttttttagtttcatttgCTAGTTCAACATTTTGTTGAGATTCAAGAATGGGTCATTTCAGAAGAAAGACTCCACCTTTTTGctatgttttcttgatttttctgaATCTTTTGTGGGGTTTTGAGAACACTTATGGAGAACAAAAACAACCCATTAAAACTGTTGTTGTGTTGGTTTTGGAGAATAGATCTTTTGATCATTTGCTTGGATGGATGAAGAAATCAGTGAATCCAAGAATCAATGGTGTTACTGGAAAAGAGTGTAATCCATTGTCTACTAAAGCTCAACATACTCAAACAATTTGCTTTACTGATGATGCACAGTATGTGGATCCAGACCCTGGTCACTCTTTTGAAGATGTGGAACAACAGGTAATAACTGTGACTATCTCGtctaaaagcttttctcactCATTCATGtactcaattaatttttttattaagaaaatgacTTCTGAGATAATAACTGTTAGTCGAGTGATAAGTAAATAGTActgttttgctttttttttggggggaaaTTGAATTATACGACTATCTCGTCTAAAAGTTTAAACTTTATATCACAAAAAATAGGTGTTTGGCTCTGGTTCTGGCTCTATTCCATCAATGTCAGGTTTTGTGGAACAAGCACTCACTATGTCTGATAAGAATCTATCAAGAGCTGTGATGAGGGGATTTAAGCCGGAAAATGTCCCAATTTACGAGACATTAGTTCGCGAATTCGCGGTATTTGACAGATGGTTTTGTTCAATTCCAGGCCCAACACAACCAAACAGGCTATTTCTATACTCTGCAACTTCTCATGGTTCCACAAGCCATGTGAAGAAGCAGTTGGCTACAGGGTATCCACAGAAAACCATATTCGATTCGTTACACGAGAACGGATTAGATTTTGGTATTTACTATCAAAACATACCATCAACTCTGTTTTACAGAAATCTAAGGATGTTGAAGTACATGTTTAAGTTTCATCAGTATGATTTGAAGTTCAAGAAAGATGCTAAAAATGGCAACTTGCCTAATTTGACAGTGATTGAGCCAAGGTATTTCGGTATAATCGGATATCCAGCAAATGATGATCATCCATCACATGATGTTGCTGATGGACAGAAATTAGTTAAGGAGATTTATGAGACATTGAGAGCTAGTCCTCAGTGGAATGAGACACTTTTTGTTATAACTTATGATGAACATGGTGGATTTTATGATCATGTTAAAACTCCTTATGGTGATGTTCCAAATCCAGATGGAAATACTGGGCCTGCACCTTCTTTCTTTAAGTTTGATCGGCTTGGTGTTCGTGTTCCAACGATTATGGTCTCTCCTTGGATCAAGAAAGGAACTGGTAAGTTTGAAATTTCCATCTTtttttgattcaagtgtttgGTGTTCGAAACTTGCTGGTTCGATTAATCTGAATTTGTGTCTAGTGGAGATGACTCCATTTCGAATTAGGCTCTGAAAGGGTGTTTGGGGAATGGTAAATGTTcgtttattattaatttgaaaatgagATTACAAGGGGCTTTATTTCTCATATGGTTATTCAACTAATAGTTATTGTCTAAGTATCTAGTGTTCAAAATTTACTCATTCGATTTATCCGAACAGGACTCCACTTCTAAGGCTCCAAAAGGGTATGGTGGAATAGTAAATGTTCATTCTGATATTCGAGTCTTTTTTGAGAGATAGTAACTATTAGTTGAGTGAGCATATGATAAATAAACTCTCGTAATGAACTTTCTAGGGTATGAATTTGACTTAGTCATATCAGTAAATTCCCGGTACATTGCATGCTTAAAGCGAAAAACATATTGTTTGTAGACTAGTCAGGTTTTAGAGCTCTCTAGCGAAAATGACTCTATTTCTAAGGTCCCTACCCAACCGAACGGTATTACAGAACAACAAAAGTTCCTTCCTCTTAATCAAAGTCTTGAATTCGAGCCATGAGAATGCATTATCAGACTAATTAGTCGGATCAATGAATTCCGAAGTAAGACAAGATTAATCCAAACTTCTACATGCTCCTTTCATATggataaagtaaaatatattacaaTACAGCAAGATTTCAGATCTTTCTgcaccacaattttttttttatctaacatGGTCACGGGATCAActctttttttgtgtttttctatTCTAGTTTTTAATCAACTAAtgtcaca encodes the following:
- the LOC101247790 gene encoding CBS domain-containing protein CBSCBSPB5-like, which codes for MTTSHGGGSLSRRSSLSLTSSTSNLKKKAAAHENGGGQPDSGTRKSMSLSRSMGLTGERTVKRLRLSKALTVPDSTSIYEACRRMAARRVDALLLTDSNALLCGILTDKDIATRVIAREVNIQETPVSKIMTKNPVFVLSDTLAVEALQKMVLGKFRHLPVVENGEVIALLDIAKCLYDAIARLERAAEKGKAIAAAVEGVEKHWGSSVSGSNTFIETLQERMFKPSLSTIISENSKVVIVEPSDTVLATAKKMLESRTSSAIVMVDNKPRGILTSKDMLMRVIAQDLSPESILVERVMTPSPECSTTDTPIVDALHTMHDGKFLHLPVVDKEGTIVAVLDVLHITHAAVSTVGQNAGPNNEAANTMMQRFWDSAMALTPDDDEETRSEGSLKLASEGAETGRSNLYPSASLPNTFAFKIQDRKGRMHRFNCDIRSVTDLITSIIQRLGNDIDRNNLPQILYEDEDQDKVILASDSDLTAAVEHAKLSGWKGLRLHLDYSGTPGRRRGSNSESLDYAHPESAWASAYTAVAAGAALAASLGVFAFLRRSGE
- the LOC101248078 gene encoding non-specific phospholipase C6; translated protein: MGHFRRKTPPFCYVFLIFLNLLWGFENTYGEQKQPIKTVVVLVLENRSFDHLLGWMKKSVNPRINGVTGKECNPLSTKAQHTQTICFTDDAQYVDPDPGHSFEDVEQQVFGSGSGSIPSMSGFVEQALTMSDKNLSRAVMRGFKPENVPIYETLVREFAVFDRWFCSIPGPTQPNRLFLYSATSHGSTSHVKKQLATGYPQKTIFDSLHENGLDFGIYYQNIPSTLFYRNLRMLKYMFKFHQYDLKFKKDAKNGNLPNLTVIEPRYFGIIGYPANDDHPSHDVADGQKLVKEIYETLRASPQWNETLFVITYDEHGGFYDHVKTPYGDVPNPDGNTGPAPSFFKFDRLGVRVPTIMVSPWIKKGTVITKPKGPTPNSEFEHSSIPATIKKIFNLSSNFLTHRDAWAGTFEHVVAQLSSPRTDCPEVLPDASPLRSTTTEADETRALSEFQSEVVQLAAVLNGDHFLSSFPHEMGKKMNVKEAHSYVGGAVSRFISASKEAIKLGADESTIVDMRSSLTTRTSVQH